In a genomic window of Bacillota bacterium:
- the hflK gene encoding FtsH protease activity modulator HflK gives MLAFGGDYEPAPRPPIDWQQQLRRWTSGRRLTPLLIVAAAIWLASGIYVVGPGEVGVVLRFGREVGQTEPGLHYRLPWPIQTHFVVDVRSVRSAEIGYRSAPGVPAVGAGRVQRVPAEALMLTGDENIVEVQLFVQYVVQDPSQFLFRARDPEGTLRAAAEVALRGVVGRNTIDYTMTEGRVDVQDQVRDYLQDLLDAYETGLLATEVRLLAVDAPDQVRPAFHDVVRAWEDRERLIQEAEGYREDVVPRARGEAQQMIREAEAYRQQRVLRAQGDAERFLALLSEYRAAPDVTRDRLYLETVERVLPGTQKFVLDAQGSGVLPLLPLTGLQALEGGLGAEGRDGR, from the coding sequence GTGCTGGCATTTGGGGGAGACTACGAACCCGCACCCCGGCCGCCGATCGACTGGCAGCAGCAGCTTCGCCGTTGGACGTCGGGGAGAAGGCTCACGCCGCTTCTTATCGTCGCGGCCGCGATCTGGCTTGCGTCGGGCATCTACGTCGTTGGCCCGGGTGAGGTGGGGGTCGTGTTGCGGTTCGGACGGGAGGTGGGGCAGACCGAGCCGGGCCTGCACTACCGCCTGCCATGGCCCATCCAGACCCATTTCGTTGTCGACGTGCGGTCGGTTCGGAGCGCCGAGATTGGCTACCGGTCCGCGCCCGGCGTGCCGGCCGTTGGGGCCGGCCGCGTGCAGCGGGTTCCGGCGGAGGCGCTGATGCTGACGGGCGACGAGAACATCGTCGAGGTCCAGCTGTTCGTCCAGTACGTGGTGCAGGACCCGTCCCAGTTTCTCTTCCGGGCGAGGGACCCCGAAGGGACGTTGCGCGCCGCCGCCGAGGTCGCGCTGCGCGGCGTGGTGGGCCGCAACACCATCGACTACACCATGACCGAGGGTCGGGTGGACGTGCAGGACCAGGTGCGCGACTACCTGCAGGACCTGCTGGACGCCTACGAGACCGGGCTTCTCGCCACGGAAGTCCGGCTGCTTGCCGTCGACGCCCCCGACCAGGTGCGCCCGGCGTTTCACGACGTGGTGCGCGCCTGGGAAGACCGTGAGCGCCTGATCCAGGAGGCCGAGGGCTACCGCGAGGACGTGGTGCCACGGGCGCGCGGAGAGGCCCAGCAGATGATCCGGGAGGCCGAGGCGTACCGGCAGCAGCGCGTTTTGCGGGCGCAGGGGGACGCCGAGCGCTTCCTGGCACTGCTTTCCGAGTACCGAGCCGCTCCGGACGTGACCCGGGATCGGCTCTACCTGGAGACCGTGGAACGGGTTCTCCCGGGCACCCAGAAGTTCGTGCTGGATGCCCAGGGCTCGGGGGTGCT